The following DNA comes from Phytohabitans rumicis.
GCTCCGGCAGCTCGGCGACGAGCAGGTCGAACTGGTCGCGCACGGTCTGCTCCAGGCCCACGTGCTGCAGGAATTCCACCTGGTCGTTGCCCAGGTAGCCGGCGAACCGCTGCCCACTGACCGGCGTGCCGCGGTAGTAGTAGTCCACCGCCACCTTCGCGTTCCGCGCCGCCAGGGCGGCCTGCACGCCGCGGTTGTCCTCCAGGCAGTTCGACCGGCGGTCCAGCGCCCAGAACTCGATGTGCCGGCCCTGCGCCGCGGCGGAGACGATCGTGTTGCGCGCCACCGCGTCGAACGCGCCGGCGCCCTCCAGCACGCCCGGCTGGGCCACCAGGATCTTGTCGGCGGCGGACGACTCCGCCGGCCCGTCCCGGTGCCGGTAGCGCAGGTACGACAGCCAGTCGCACGCGGCCGGGCGGGCGCCGGCCGAGGCGGGCAGCGGTATCTTCACCCGCACCACCGTTTCCACCACAGTGGACACCGGCGAGCCGGACCGCACGGGCGTCTCGTCCCGCTCGACACTCGCGCTCGCCGTGGGCGCCACCACCACGCCGAGCGTCAACAGCCCGGCGACGGTCATCACTGACAGGACAAAACGCTTTCTACCGCTCATGGCGCCGACCGTAGCCACGCGGCATCCCGGCCCGGTACTCATCGCGCGACAAGGGCCGGGCCGGATGTTCGCGTGCTACGCACGACTATCCCGCCGCGTTGAGCCCGGCCTCCGCGCCGGCCGTACCGCGCAGACGTCAGGAATCACCTACCGGCAGGGAGAAAGCATGTCCAGGAGGAAGAAACGCAACGGCGGCGCCTTACGCGCCGGCGTGATCGCCGTTACCGCGGCGGTGATGCTCGGCGCCGGCCTAGCGGTGGCCAACGCCGGCGGCAACGGCACGCCACCGCGCGCGGCGGGTGACGCGGGCCCGGCCGACCAGGACGCGGTCGCCGCGGCCCAGGCACTGGCCACCCCCGACCTGGCCGGCGCCAACGACTTCGCCTGCGTCGCCGACCCGGCGGTGCCGGAGGACGGCGACGCGCCGGACCCGGTGATCCTCGTGCACGACACCTTCCGGGACGGGGCGTCGACGTTCGCGACACTCGCGCCCGAGATCGCCAGCGCCGGCCTGTGCGCCTTCGCGCTCGACTACGGCAACAACGGCACCGCGCCGCTGGCCGACAGCGCGGCCGAGTTGCAGACGTTCATGACCGGCGTGCTGTCGGCCACCGGGGCGACCAAGGTGGACTTCGTCGGCCACGGCCAGGGCGGCCTGCTCCCGCGCCAGCTGGTCGGCCCGCTCGGCCTCGCCGACCAGGTCGACGACATCGTCGGCATCGCACCCGCCACCCGGGGCACCGACACCCCGCTGGAAGACCCCAACTTCCCGGACTGCGCGGCCTGCGCCGACCTGGAGCCGGACTCCGCCTTCCTCGCGACGCTCAACGCCGACGGCGACGTCGTACCCGGCCCCAGCTACACGGTCCCTTGGTCGGTCCTGGACGACGTCATCACCCCACCAGACAGCCAAACCCTCAAAGGCGGCGACCCCGGCCAGGTGAACAACGAGCGCATGGAATTCGCCTGCCTAGGCCGCTTCAACTTCAACCACGCCCTGGACCAAGAACCAGCCGTGGCCGACATAGTCCTCAGCGCCGTCCAACGCGACGGCACCTCCGACGCGGACAACCTCTTCCGCCCCGCCCGCTGCTAACCCCCTCTCCTGACCCCGTTGATCATGAAGTTATCGCCCCGACACGCCGAGTTGTCGGGGCGATAACTTCATGATCAACGGGGTCTAGGCAAGAGCGGAGAGCTGGGCCACCGCGAAGTCCGCGGCCTCCCCGGCGTTGGCGCGGTAGCTCAGGTGGGCGGCGATGCTGGCGCCGGCGGGGTCGCAGATCACGTCGCCGTCGGCGCAGAGGTCCAGGGTGCGCTGCGCGACCGCGCCCTCGATGCCGCCGCCCTGCTTGCGCAGCGGGTAGCCGAACACGAGCACGGCCGCGACCTGGTCCTGGATCGCGTCCGGGATGGTGGCGACGACCGGGCCGCCCACGAGCGCGCCGTCGGAGCTGGTGCCGAGCGAGTTGCCCACCACGTTGGCGCCCTGCGAGTACCCGACCAGCACGAACTGCTGGCCCGCGCACGCCTGCGCCTGGCTGGTCACGTGGTCGACGAGCGCCTGGTTGCCGTCGGTCGGCGAGTCGCGGCGCAGGTTCGCCGGATAGTCGACCGCGTGGCTGGTCACCGCCGCGCCGCCGAGCCGGTCCTGGATCGCGTCGAAGACCGGGTCGCCGACGATGAGCCCCAGCGCTCCGGGCTCGCCGGTGCCGCGGGCGACGACGACCTCGACGTCTGAGCACTCCGCGGCGGACGCCCCGGGGATGGTCACCACCGCCACGCCGCCGGCGGCGAGCAGGGAGGCGGCGAGCACGGCTCTGGTACGCCATCGGCCGCCCGGATTGGATAAGCGCATGACTGATCACCTCTGTTTGTCGACGGGATGCGCTTGGTCGGCACGAAGCTAACGAATTGCCCTATCTCGGGGTACATCGCTAAATGACGGTATTAGCGGCGAAGAGTGTCACCTTGGCGCGCGTACGGCAGCGTTCGCAGGCTGAGCACCGCGCCGAGCAGCACCAACGCGGCCGCCACCAGTAGCCCGTAGGTGTAGCCAACGGAGAGCCCCGGCCCGGCGCCCGCCACCACGACCCCGATCACGGCGATCCCGAGCACCCCGGAGACCTCCCGCGCGACGCCGAACACGCCGGCCGCGACGCCCGCCCGGTCCGCCGGCACCGCGCCGAGCACGCAGGCACCGAGCGGCACCGTCAGGGCGGAGCCGAAGCCGATGACGGCCAGCGCGGCCAGCAGCGTGGCCACGGAGCCGCCCACGGCCACCGCCGCCATGCCGGTGGCGACCAGCGTCAGGCCGGCCGCGACCGTGCCGGCGGCGCCGAACCGGGCCACGAGCGGCGGGGCGAGCGGCGCGCCGGCCGCCACGGCGAGCGCCAGCGGCAGGAACGCCAGTCCCGCCCCGGTCGGCGTGAACCCGCGTACCGACTGGAGGTAGAGCGCGGTGTAGAAGTAGACGCCGTTCACGCCCAGGCCCCACAGGACCTGCACCGCGATCCCGCCGGAGAAGGCCCGCAGGGCGAAGAGGCGCACGTCCACCAGGGCCGCGGCGGATCGCCGTTCGACCGGCAGGAACGCCACGCCGGCACCGGCCGCGACCGCCGCCGCCAGCAGCACCGCCGGCGCGTCGAACCCCCGCGCCGTGCCAGCTATCAACGTGTACGCCAGGGCCAGCAGCCCGAGGCTGCCGGTGGCCAACCCGGCCCAGTCCACCGGCGCCGCTCCGGCGGGCCGGTGCTCGGCGAGAGGGACGCAGCAGGCTAGCGCGGCGGCGCCGGCCGGGAGGTTGATCAGGAAGATCCAGCTCCAGTGGGCGTGCTCGCTCAGCACCCCACCGGTGGTCGGCCCGAGCCCGAGCCCCACCGCGCCCGCCGCCGTCCAGATCGCGATGCACCGCATCCGTTCCCGCTCGCCCTGGGCCGCGACGATCGCGAGCGTGGCCGGTACGACCAGCGCCGCGCCCGCGCCCTGGAGCGCCCGCGCGGCGATCAGCACGGAGGCCGTGCCGGCCACGGCGGCCAGCGCCGACGCGGCGGTGAACGCGGCGAGCCCGTACCGCAGCACGCGCCGGTGCCCGTACCCGTCGGCGAGCCGGCCCCGGCGAGCATCAGCCCGGCGAAGGCCACCATGTACGCGGCCGCCACCCACTCCAATGTGGGCAGTGCGACGCCGAGGTCGCGGGCGATGGACGGGGCGGCGGCGGTCACCACGGTGTTGTCCAGCATCGTGATGAACGCGGTCAGCCCCACCACGCCCCGGACGGCCCAGCGCCGGTCCACG
Coding sequences within:
- a CDS encoding esterase/lipase family protein; this encodes MSRRKKRNGGALRAGVIAVTAAVMLGAGLAVANAGGNGTPPRAAGDAGPADQDAVAAAQALATPDLAGANDFACVADPAVPEDGDAPDPVILVHDTFRDGASTFATLAPEIASAGLCAFALDYGNNGTAPLADSAAELQTFMTGVLSATGATKVDFVGHGQGGLLPRQLVGPLGLADQVDDIVGIAPATRGTDTPLEDPNFPDCAACADLEPDSAFLATLNADGDVVPGPSYTVPWSVLDDVITPPDSQTLKGGDPGQVNNERMEFACLGRFNFNHALDQEPAVADIVLSAVQRDGTSDADNLFRPARC
- a CDS encoding cutinase family protein, whose protein sequence is MRLSNPGGRWRTRAVLAASLLAAGGVAVVTIPGASAAECSDVEVVVARGTGEPGALGLIVGDPVFDAIQDRLGGAAVTSHAVDYPANLRRDSPTDGNQALVDHVTSQAQACAGQQFVLVGYSQGANVVGNSLGTSSDGALVGGPVVATIPDAIQDQVAAVLVFGYPLRKQGGGIEGAVAQRTLDLCADGDVICDPAGASIAAHLSYRANAGEAADFAVAQLSALA
- a CDS encoding MFS transporter; translation: MLRYGLAAFTAASALAAVAGTASVLIAARALQGAGAALVVPATLAIVAAQGERERMRCIAIWTAAGAVGLGLGPTTGGVLSEHAHWSWIFLINLPAGAAALACCVPLAEHRPAGAAPVDWAGLATGSLGLLALAYTLIAGTARGFDAPAVLLAAAVAAGAGVAFLPVERRSAAALVDVRLFALRAFSGGIAVQVLWGLGVNGVYFYTALYLQSVRGFTPTGAGLAFLPLALAVAAGAPLAPPLVARFGAAGTVAAGLTLVATGMAAVAVGGSVATLLAALAVIGFGSALTVPLGACVLGAVPADRAGVAAGVFGVAREVSGVLGIAVIGVVVAGAGPGLSVGYTYGLLVAAALVLLGAVLSLRTLPYARQGDTLRR